The Sinorhizobium fredii genome contains the following window.
TATCACCTCCGCGCTGCAGGAGGATATCCTGACCCATGCGACGCCTGCCGCATGGAAGGTCCTGTCGATCCTCGACAATCTCGAACGGATCGTCGCGATCGAATTGCTGGCCGCCGCCCAGGCCTATGACATGCAGCCCAAGTCGCGCGGCAGGGCACCGCGCACCGATGCTCTTTATGGCCGCATTCGCGGAGCAATCTCAACCTATGCCGACGACCGGCCGATGAACGAGGACTTCGACCGGATGCGCGACCTCATGCGAGGAGTGGCACCATGAAAATCCTGCGCTCAAACGACTACAGGCACATGCCCTGGAAGAACGGCGGCGGCGAGACAATCGAAATCGCCGTGTCGCCGGATCGCGCGCCGCTTTCCGATTTCGACTGGCGCGTCAGCATGGCGACGGTTGCCAATGACGGCCTGTTTTCCAGCTTTCCCGGCATCGACCGGAGCCTTTCCATTCTCGAAGGCGCCGGCATGACACTGTCGATCGAGGGCCGCCCCCCGAAGCTGTTGACGACGGCCGACGCCCCGCTCTCCTTCCCTGCCGATGTCGCGACCTCGGCCAAGCTCACCAATGGCCCGATCACCGACCTGAATGTGATGAGCCGCCGGCAGACACTCAGGCACCGGGTGCGAAAGCTCCATGTCGAGCACTCGCAGCCGATCACCTCCCATGCCCGCGAACTCATCCTTTTCTGCCACCGCGGCAGCGTCGCGCTGTCGACCGAAGGCGTCTCGGCGACGCTGCACGCGCTAGATACGGCAGTGCTGCAGCAGCCGCTCGCCGTCACGCTTTCGGCGGACATCGCCTCGGAAGTCTTTCTTGTCGAGATCAGTTCCGCCTAGAGCACCAAGGCGTAGCGGATTGCACCGAAAAGCAGGAGCAAGGCGCCGAGCGCCATCATTGCCACCCCGTGCCAGTTCCGCGTCAGCCCGAGGAATCGCAGGCTCTGATGTCTTGGCTCCAGCGTCTGGGGGTCATTGTCGAGGGGATGCGGCGGCTCGCTCAGCCGCCTTCGGCCAAGCGCCTCCCAGGTCATGACGAGAACGCCGCATATAAACAGGAATGCACCGGCGAGGACTGGCCACACGCGCTTGCTCCGCAATTCACTGCGCGATCACGCCTCAGCGTGTACGCGTCTGAGGACGCACGACATTCATCTGCAGCTCGTGGGCCGAAGCGTATCTGCCCAGCACCTTGATCAGGCGCTGCTCCTCTGCCTTGTGCAGACCGCTTCGCCTGCAGTACTCCGCCACGTCCCAGACATGCTTGGCATCGGTCTTTTCGAGCTTGCGGATGTCCATGTGTCTCATTCTGCACCTCCCACCTCTGGCGAGAAACGTCGCCGCTCCGATTTTGGTTCCACCGCCTCGGCAAGGCACCGAATGCGCGTCACGCGCTGCGATGCGCACCCGTGACGCCGTTTTCCGCGTCCCGCGCTTGCGTTCCCTCTTGCATGCAGTCGCGGCGAACGTCCTTCAGCTCCTGTTCGTCCAGCTTCTCTATTCCGATGAAGCGGTTCTCGGCGTCACTCACTCGGATCAGCTCGTCGATCTTGGCTTGCAGCGCGACACCGTCGCGGTTCTGTGAGTTCTGAAGCACGAAGACCATCAGGAATGTCGTGATCGTCGTACAGGTATTGACGGCGAGCTGCCATTTTGCCGAGAAATCGAAGAGCGGACCACATATGGCCCAGATGACGATCGCCGAGGACGCCACGGCAAAAGTGTACGGCCTTCCGGCGAGCTCGGAAATCTGCTTTGAGAATTGGGTAAAGAATGGCTGCATCTGGCGTGCTCCTTCCGAAAGCCGCCAACGCGGCGACGGCCTGCTTGGTTCCTGCCGGCGAGGATGACGGCCAGCCGAACCGAGGGAACAAATCGCACTGCTTGCCGTTCAGCCTATGGCGCATCGCGTGCGACACGTATTGCGCGCCGTGCTTCGTTCCTCGTCCTTTGGATGTCGTCTCCCCGGACTGCTGCAGGGCGAAGGAGAGACAATCCTCTGCATGTTTCCTCAAATCGCCCATTGGAGGACAAAAACATGCAGGAATTCAAAGTGCTAAAGCGCCCTTGTGGGTCTGATAAGACGCACGGCGCTGTAGAACGGAAGAAGGACCCGATGCCTCAGAAAGACAACAAGCTTCAGAAACTGACACTGATGCTCGGCCAGACTGTCGCCGCGATGCGTGTCAATGAGATGGTGACATGCCGGTTGCTGCACTGGGTTGCTGCGCAGACCGACGACCCCCAGCGTTTCATTGCGGAAGCCATGGAGGATATGCGAGAAGAACTGAGGAGCGCGGCCGGGGCCGATGGCAGCCGGGTCACGGCGGAGGCGGCCCAGGAAGCTCTGGACTATCTCGACAACTTGGCCGCCGAGATGCTGGCTCCGCGAAGCCGCAAGCGCGTGTCCGGCGAGACCAAGGGCGTCTCACCGGTGGAAGGATATCACTTCCCTTCGTTCACATCCGCTCAAGAGGGGCGGTTGAGCGCGGCCGCCCGTGATCCCTGAGGCTATGCCGGAAAGACCCCGGCATATTTCGCCTCATTGCGCCCCATGATGCGGCACGGATTTCGGCGCCTCTTCCAGGAAGGTATAAGGCCCCTCCGGGCATTTGACGTCCGGATTGACCGGATGGAACAGGCCGAGCGGGTTCGGCTTGAAGATCCAGGCATGCAGGTCGTAATGATGCAGTTGCGCCGGTAGAAGCGGCTCATGGCCCTCCATCGGCCCGTCGAAAGGCCGCCCGAACAGCTCGGGCTTTGACTTGACACCGGTGGCGAGCGGGATCAGCCACTCGACGGCAACGAGCTGCAGCTTGTCCCCAACCGGCTCGTAGACCAGCAAAGTGGGCTTCATCGGGTCGGGCACCGGGCCGATCAGGGCGGGGTTCAGGAAATGCACCCCCATCGTGCCGGTCGCGAAGGTGACGCAGCCGAGCGTCGAGAAATAGCCGTCGCGCACGGCAACCACCGGATCCTGGTATTTTTCAAGCGACGCCTTGAGCTTCTCGAGCTCCGGCGGAAGCTTGTCGGACGCGTTGACCAGATGTGCGGACATGAAAGCAATGGCTGCCGCCAGACAGTTCGTCCATAGGCGGCGCAGCACCGGAGACATAGGCATGGCTCGGTCCTCCCTCGCTCCACTCGCCTCCCGCGAGGAGCGCGCGACATGATACAGCGGCGCCTTTCCGCGCGCTATTCATGCGATAGTTAGTGCCCGCCGGCTCAAGGATGAGGAGCGCCGATGACGCTCCTCCTCGACCCGCGGACGCCCGACCAGGCGGCACTCAAAGCCGAACATCCCACAGGGAAAACTTGGCTTCGAAGAGCCGATCCTCGTTCTCCGGAAGACCGATGTCGCGGCGCATGCGATCTGACAAATGCGAGACCCGGTTCGTCGTTTGACGATGCCTCCAGATGGCAATCAGAAGCGCACGCGCAGTCTTCCAGGCGCCGAATTTCCGGCACAGGTCATCGACCGTCGGAGCGAGGGTATCAACAACTAAAAATTGTGCTTCACGCATGATTTTTCCATCCCGGCGCATCGAGGCGGCCAGGTCCTTTCGAAGGTCAGAAACGCGCGGATGCGAAGGCGAAGATACGAAAATCGCTTCGTCAGCCGGTCACGTCAGATCAGGTGGAGATAGCGCCAATCGGCGGAAATCCGGGGTTTAATAGCCCTGGACACCAAATCGGCTCGGGCCAAATGCGCGATGCATCGATGCCACGGCAGCCGTTCCGCAAGAGGGGCGCATGGTCACGAGAGTGGAATTCATTGCACGCCTCCTCTGGCTTGAATTAAGAGTGATGCCAACATACACGAGTCCGGCCGATTGGCAAACACACAATTTCGGATTGTAGCAATTGCCGACAATTCGTTGCAAGACAGCAACAGCTTGGCGCTCCAGTGACAGCATGCCGGTGATCGTCTCTCGCCGGTCCCCGCGGGAAAAGAAAATGTGGACGGCCTCTAGGCGGACCGGTCCAGCGGTGTCTTCTGCTGGCGGGTCGTCGCCGCCGCTCCGGAGACGCCGCAGCTCTCTATCGGCAAGAGCGGCTACTGATCGCTGCCGAGAAGCGCGGCGATTTCCCCCATCGCTGCGGCCGACAAAGCGCCCTTTTCGAGTGCGGCGAGATTCTCGCGCACCTGCGCCTCCGTCTTGAAGCCGGGGATCGGAAAGGTATTGGGGGAACGGGCGAGGATCCAGCCCAAGGCCCCCTGTGCCAAGGTCCTGCCGCCGGTCTGGAGGAGTTCCCGCACCGCGGCGAGGCGTTGCAGATGCTCGGCACGCGGCCGGCCGTCCTCGAAGAACCGCACCCAGCTGTGCCCGGCCGCCCTGACGTCAGTGGGTGGCAAGCGCGTATCCGGCCTGAACTTGCCGGTCAGGAATCCCATCGCCAGCGGCGAGCGATTGAGGCTGGCCAGATTGTTGCCCTCGCACATCGCAAGCATCTCCGGCCCATCCGTGAAGACGTTCAGCTCCTGCTGCACGGCGACGAAATGGGGGAACTTCACCATGCGCTTCGCCGCGGCGGCATTGTCCGTACTCCAGCCCCAGAAACGAATGGCGCCCCGCTCCGCCAATTTCTCGAGCGTTTCAGCGGCCGCATCCGCTTGATCGCTTGAAAGCTCGCCGACGTGGATTTGATAGAGGTCGATATAGTCGGTGCCCAAACGCCTGAGCGAAGCCGCGCAGGCCTCTTTGATATAGACGGGAGTGACATCGGTGCCGACGAGAGCCCGGGCGGCGCGATCATAGGTATAGCCGAACTTGGTTGCGATGATTGCCTCGCCCCT
Protein-coding sequences here:
- a CDS encoding HutD/Ves family protein; amino-acid sequence: MKILRSNDYRHMPWKNGGGETIEIAVSPDRAPLSDFDWRVSMATVANDGLFSSFPGIDRSLSILEGAGMTLSIEGRPPKLLTTADAPLSFPADVATSAKLTNGPITDLNVMSRRQTLRHRVRKLHVEHSQPITSHARELILFCHRGSVALSTEGVSATLHALDTAVLQQPLAVTLSADIASEVFLVEISSA
- a CDS encoding DUF1127 domain-containing protein; this translates as MREAQFLVVDTLAPTVDDLCRKFGAWKTARALLIAIWRHRQTTNRVSHLSDRMRRDIGLPENEDRLFEAKFSLWDVRL
- a CDS encoding low affinity iron permease family protein — its product is MQPFFTQFSKQISELAGRPYTFAVASSAIVIWAICGPLFDFSAKWQLAVNTCTTITTFLMVFVLQNSQNRDGVALQAKIDELIRVSDAENRFIGIEKLDEQELKDVRRDCMQEGTQARDAENGVTGAHRSA
- a CDS encoding aldo/keto reductase, whose translation is MLATDMPATLRRQLGRSGLSAAAIGLGGWAIGGFFTLNGKPDGWGEVDDEQSIRALRLGLEMGASLIDTADAYGTGHSEEVIGRALSGRRGEAIIATKFGYTYDRAARALVGTDVTPVYIKEACAASLRRLGTDYIDLYQIHVGELSSDQADAAAETLEKLAERGAIRFWGWSTDNAAAAKRMVKFPHFVAVQQELNVFTDGPEMLAMCEGNNLASLNRSPLAMGFLTGKFRPDTRLPPTDVRAAGHSWVRFFEDGRPRAEHLQRLAAVRELLQTGGRTLAQGALGWILARSPNTFPIPGFKTEAQVRENLAALEKGALSAAAMGEIAALLGSDQ